One region of Pseudomonas alvandae genomic DNA includes:
- the accC gene encoding acetyl-CoA carboxylase biotin carboxylase subunit → MTAKLEKVLIANRGEIALRILRACKEMGIKTVAVYSKADKELMHLGLADESVCIGPASAAHSYLHIPAIIAAAEVTGATAIHPGYGFLAENADFAEQVENSGFAFIGPKADTIRLMGDKVSAKHAMIAAGVPTVPGSDGPLPEDEETALRIGREVGYPVIIKAAGGGGGRGMRVVHKEEDLISSAKLTRSEAGAAFGNPMVYLEKFLTNPRHVEVQVLSDGQGHAIHLGDRDCSLQRRHQKVLEEAPAPGIDEQARQEVLARCVKACIDIGYRGAGTFEFLYENGRFYFIEMNTRVQVEHPVSEMVTGIDIVKEMLSIAAGNKLSFTQDDVVIRGHSLECRINAEDPKTFMPSPGTVKHFHAPGGNGVRVDSHLYSGYAVPPNYDSLIGKLITYGATRDEAMARMRNALDEIVVDGIKTNIPLHRDLVRDEGFCKGGVNIHYLEHKLGNQH, encoded by the coding sequence ATGACTGCGAAGTTGGAAAAAGTTCTGATCGCTAACCGCGGTGAGATCGCCCTGCGGATTCTGCGTGCCTGCAAAGAGATGGGCATCAAGACCGTCGCCGTTTACTCCAAGGCCGACAAAGAACTGATGCACCTGGGCCTGGCGGACGAATCCGTCTGCATCGGTCCGGCGTCGGCTGCGCATTCCTACCTGCACATCCCGGCGATCATCGCCGCCGCCGAAGTGACCGGCGCCACCGCCATTCACCCTGGCTACGGTTTCCTGGCGGAAAACGCCGACTTCGCCGAACAGGTCGAAAACTCCGGCTTCGCCTTCATTGGTCCGAAAGCCGACACCATCCGCCTGATGGGCGACAAGGTTTCGGCCAAGCACGCCATGATCGCTGCCGGCGTACCGACCGTTCCGGGTTCCGACGGTCCGCTGCCTGAAGACGAAGAAACTGCTTTGCGCATTGGTCGCGAAGTCGGTTATCCGGTGATCATCAAGGCCGCTGGCGGCGGTGGTGGTCGCGGCATGCGTGTGGTGCACAAGGAAGAAGACCTGATTTCCTCGGCCAAACTGACCCGCTCCGAAGCAGGCGCGGCGTTCGGCAACCCGATGGTTTATCTGGAAAAATTCCTGACCAACCCACGTCACGTCGAAGTCCAGGTACTGTCCGACGGTCAAGGCCATGCCATCCACCTGGGCGACCGCGATTGCTCGCTGCAACGTCGTCACCAGAAGGTCCTCGAAGAAGCACCGGCACCGGGCATCGACGAGCAGGCTCGCCAGGAAGTCCTGGCTCGCTGCGTCAAGGCCTGTATCGACATCGGCTACCGTGGCGCCGGCACCTTCGAGTTCCTCTACGAAAACGGTCGTTTCTATTTCATAGAAATGAACACCCGTGTTCAGGTCGAGCACCCGGTTTCGGAAATGGTCACCGGTATCGACATCGTCAAGGAGATGCTCAGCATCGCCGCCGGCAACAAGCTGTCGTTCACCCAGGATGACGTGGTCATCCGCGGTCACTCGCTGGAGTGCCGGATCAACGCCGAAGACCCGAAGACCTTCATGCCGAGCCCAGGTACCGTCAAGCATTTCCACGCACCAGGCGGCAACGGCGTTCGCGTCGATTCGCACCTGTACAGCGGTTATGCGGTTCCGCCGAACTACGACTCGTTGATCGGCAAGCTGATCACCTACGGGGCGACCCGTGACGAAGCCATGGCGCGCATGCGCAATGCGCTGGACGAAATCGTGGTAGACGGGATCAAGACCAACATCCCGCTGCACCGCGACCTCGTCCGCGACGAAGGCTTCTGCAAAGGTGGCGTCAACATCCATTACCTGGAACACAAGCTGGGTAACCAGCACTGA
- the fis gene encoding DNA-binding transcriptional regulator Fis, which yields MTMMTETLVSGITPVSDNVNLKQHLNTPSEEGQTLRGSVEKALHNYFAHLEGAAVTDVYNLVLSEVEAPLLESVMNYVKGNQTKASELLGLNRGTLRKKLKQYDLL from the coding sequence ATGACGATGATGACCGAGACTTTAGTGAGTGGAATAACACCCGTGAGCGACAACGTGAATTTGAAACAGCACCTCAACACGCCCAGCGAAGAAGGCCAGACCCTTCGCGGGAGTGTCGAGAAAGCGCTGCACAATTATTTCGCCCACCTTGAGGGCGCTGCCGTCACGGATGTGTACAACCTGGTGCTTTCCGAAGTCGAGGCGCCTCTGCTCGAAAGCGTGATGAACTACGTCAAGGGCAACCAGACCAAGGCCAGTGAGCTGCTGGGCCTGAACCGCGGCACCCTGCGCAAGAAACTCAAGCAGTACGATCTGCTGTAA
- the prmA gene encoding 50S ribosomal protein L11 methyltransferase, with protein sequence MPWLQVRLAISPEQAETYEDAFLEVGAVSVTFMDAEDQPIFEPELNTTPLWSHTHLLALFEGGTEAASVLAHLALLTGSPLPEHHSEVIEDQDWERSWMDNFQPMRFGQRLWIVPSWHAAPEPDAVNLLLDPGLAFGTGTHPTTALCLEWLDGQDLKGCNVLDFGCGSGILAIAALLLGAKEAVGTDIDVQALEASRDNAGRNNIAEDLFPLYLPQDLPNVQADVLVANILAGPLVSLAPQLSGLVKPGGRLALSGILAEQGEEVAAAYAADFDLDPIANRDGWVRITGRRR encoded by the coding sequence ATGCCTTGGCTGCAAGTACGCCTGGCCATCAGCCCGGAACAAGCCGAAACCTACGAAGATGCGTTCCTTGAAGTCGGTGCCGTGTCGGTGACTTTCATGGACGCCGAAGACCAGCCGATCTTCGAGCCTGAGCTCAATACCACCCCACTGTGGTCCCACACCCACTTGCTGGCGTTGTTCGAAGGCGGCACCGAGGCGGCCAGCGTGCTCGCCCACCTGGCGCTGCTGACCGGCAGCCCGTTGCCCGAGCATCACAGCGAAGTGATCGAAGACCAGGATTGGGAACGCAGTTGGATGGATAACTTCCAGCCGATGCGTTTCGGCCAGCGCCTGTGGATCGTGCCGAGCTGGCATGCCGCGCCGGAGCCTGACGCGGTGAACCTGCTGCTGGACCCGGGCCTGGCGTTCGGCACCGGCACCCACCCCACCACCGCGCTGTGCCTGGAATGGCTCGACGGCCAGGACCTCAAGGGCTGCAATGTGCTGGACTTCGGCTGCGGCTCGGGAATCCTGGCCATCGCCGCACTGCTGCTGGGCGCCAAGGAAGCGGTCGGCACCGACATCGATGTCCAGGCCTTGGAAGCATCCCGCGACAACGCCGGGCGCAACAACATTGCCGAAGATCTGTTCCCGCTGTACCTGCCGCAGGATCTGCCGAACGTGCAGGCCGACGTACTGGTGGCCAACATTCTTGCTGGCCCGCTGGTGTCGCTGGCGCCGCAATTGTCGGGCCTGGTCAAGCCCGGCGGACGCTTGGCGTTGTCGGGCATCCTCGCCGAACAGGGCGAAGAAGTCGCCGCCGCTTATGCTGCGGACTTTGACCTGGACCCGATCGCCAATCGTGATGGCTGGGTGCGCATCACCGGACGTCGGCGCTAG
- the aroQ gene encoding type II 3-dehydroquinate dehydratase, with the protein MATLLVLHGPNLNLLGTREPGVYGAVTLAQINQDLEQRARNAGHHLLYLQSNAEYELIDRIHAARGEGVDFILINPAAFTHTSVALRDALLAVSIPFIEVHLSNVHKREPFRHHSYFSDVAVGVICGLGASGYRLALEAALEQLEKQATA; encoded by the coding sequence ATGGCGACCCTCTTGGTCCTGCACGGACCCAACCTGAACCTGCTGGGCACCCGCGAACCGGGCGTCTACGGCGCGGTGACACTGGCCCAGATCAACCAGGACCTGGAGCAGCGGGCCCGCAATGCCGGCCACCATTTGCTCTATCTGCAAAGCAACGCCGAATATGAACTGATCGACCGCATCCATGCCGCGCGTGGCGAAGGCGTGGATTTCATTTTGATCAATCCAGCAGCTTTTACACACACAAGTGTCGCATTACGTGACGCGCTGCTGGCGGTGAGCATCCCATTCATCGAAGTGCATTTATCCAACGTGCACAAACGCGAACCCTTTCGCCATCACTCCTACTTCTCGGATGTAGCGGTGGGAGTGATCTGCGGCCTTGGCGCCAGCGGTTACCGACTGGCCCTGGAGGCTGCTCTAGAGCAGCTTGAAAAACAGGCAACAGCTTGA
- the dusB gene encoding tRNA dihydrouridine synthase DusB, translated as MSAVRIGPYTLQNGLVLAPMAGVTDQPFRQLCKRLGAGLVVSEMVTSDMSLWNTRKSRLRMIHEGDPEPRSVQIAGGDAQMLAEAARANVELGAQIIDINMGCPAKKVCNKAAGSALLKDEALVTEILQAVVAAVDVPVTLKIRTGWDRENKNGLTVAKIAEQAGITALAVHGRTRADLYTGEAEYDTIAAIKQAVSIPVFANGDVDSPEKARFVLDATGADGLLIGRAAQGRPWIFREIEHYLRTGEKLAAPLLSEVERILLEHLAALHAFYGEVMGVRIARKHVGWYLATLPGAREFRARFNRLDGTQAQCADVQAFFAERYKSLTGDEGVAA; from the coding sequence ATGTCGGCGGTACGCATCGGCCCTTATACATTGCAGAACGGTCTGGTCCTCGCCCCCATGGCGGGCGTCACCGACCAGCCCTTTCGTCAGTTATGCAAACGATTGGGTGCCGGTCTCGTGGTGTCGGAAATGGTGACCAGCGACATGAGTTTGTGGAACACCCGCAAGTCGCGCCTGCGCATGATTCACGAAGGTGATCCCGAGCCGCGCTCGGTACAGATCGCCGGGGGTGATGCGCAGATGCTCGCGGAAGCGGCCCGGGCCAACGTAGAGCTGGGGGCGCAGATTATCGACATCAACATGGGCTGCCCGGCAAAAAAGGTCTGTAACAAAGCCGCAGGCTCGGCACTGTTGAAGGACGAAGCGCTGGTCACCGAGATCCTGCAGGCGGTTGTCGCCGCAGTTGATGTGCCGGTGACCCTGAAGATCCGCACCGGGTGGGACCGGGAGAACAAGAACGGCCTGACGGTGGCGAAGATCGCCGAACAGGCAGGCATCACGGCGCTGGCGGTCCATGGCCGCACCCGTGCCGACCTGTACACCGGCGAGGCCGAGTACGACACCATTGCCGCGATCAAGCAGGCGGTGTCGATCCCGGTCTTTGCCAATGGCGATGTCGACTCGCCCGAGAAGGCCCGGTTCGTGCTGGACGCGACCGGTGCCGATGGCCTGTTGATCGGCCGGGCCGCCCAGGGGCGGCCATGGATTTTTCGTGAAATCGAACACTATCTGCGCACCGGCGAAAAGCTCGCTGCGCCGTTGTTGTCCGAGGTGGAACGTATTCTGCTAGAGCATCTGGCCGCGCTGCATGCCTTCTATGGAGAAGTCATGGGCGTACGCATCGCTCGCAAGCATGTGGGCTGGTATCTCGCAACCCTGCCGGGCGCCAGGGAGTTTCGCGCCCGTTTCAATCGTTTGGATGGTACGCAAGCACAATGCGCCGACGTTCAGGCGTTCTTCGCCGAACGTTACAAGAGCCTGACAGGGGACGAAGGGGTGGCCGCATGA
- a CDS encoding DUF3426 domain-containing protein — translation MTDSFVTQCPHCHTSFRVSHAQLSVARGVVRCGSCLQVFNAARQLLEQRTGNNGAPPLAPPPKPAVDAPPRAISQKQWTAAELDLEDLDKELARLERRDKRAPDSFGRRREDNLSAQREHPSNEQEPWVDGLYSESPIERAETAIQPPVEPFEPHEPARPPRTEPSLSLALEPLEPDDTPVAVLSLAPDDEPHEHLERLSATDDLDDEPEPLAASSRKRERQEPGIRAEALQDLDDDPLQLDWRKRRSPWGRRLLWSLLILLGAAALAGQYIAYHFEELARQDQYRPWFLQICPAIGCDVPSKVDIAKIKSSNLVVRSHPEFSGALIVDAIIYNRAPFSQPFPLLELRFADLNGHLIASRRFKPGEYLGGDLEGLGEMPPQTPIHIALDILDPGPKAVNYSLSFHSPE, via the coding sequence ATGACCGACAGCTTCGTCACCCAGTGCCCGCATTGCCACACCAGTTTTCGCGTCAGCCATGCTCAATTGAGCGTGGCCCGCGGGGTGGTTCGCTGTGGCTCGTGCCTGCAAGTGTTCAATGCCGCGCGGCAACTGCTGGAGCAACGCACGGGCAATAACGGCGCGCCCCCCCTGGCTCCACCCCCCAAGCCTGCCGTGGACGCACCGCCCCGCGCCATCAGCCAGAAACAATGGACCGCCGCCGAGCTGGACCTCGAGGACCTGGACAAGGAACTGGCTCGCCTGGAAAGGCGTGACAAGCGTGCTCCGGACTCTTTCGGACGACGCCGGGAAGACAACCTGAGTGCCCAGCGCGAGCATCCCTCGAACGAGCAGGAGCCATGGGTCGACGGCCTGTACAGCGAATCCCCCATCGAACGCGCAGAAACCGCGATCCAGCCGCCTGTCGAGCCGTTCGAGCCCCACGAACCCGCGCGGCCGCCGCGCACCGAGCCATCCTTGTCGCTTGCCCTTGAACCGCTGGAGCCGGACGATACGCCTGTCGCCGTGCTAAGCCTCGCGCCGGATGACGAGCCTCACGAACATCTCGAACGCCTTTCAGCCACTGACGACCTGGACGACGAACCGGAGCCACTGGCAGCGTCATCCAGGAAACGCGAGCGCCAGGAGCCCGGCATACGCGCCGAAGCCCTTCAGGACCTGGACGATGACCCGCTACAACTGGATTGGCGCAAGCGCCGTTCGCCCTGGGGGCGACGCCTGCTCTGGAGCCTATTGATACTGCTGGGGGCCGCAGCCCTGGCCGGTCAGTACATTGCCTACCACTTCGAGGAACTGGCCCGCCAGGACCAGTATCGTCCATGGTTCCTGCAAATCTGTCCGGCCATTGGCTGCGACGTTCCGTCCAAGGTCGACATCGCCAAGATCAAGAGCAGCAACCTGGTGGTGCGCAGCCATCCGGAATTCAGCGGCGCGCTGATTGTCGATGCGATCATCTACAACCGCGCGCCCTTCTCCCAGCCCTTCCCGCTGCTGGAACTGCGCTTCGCCGACCTCAACGGCCACCTGATCGCCAGCCGGCGCTTCAAGCCCGGCGAATACCTGGGCGGCGACCTTGAAGGCCTGGGGGAAATGCCACCGCAGACGCCGATCCATATCGCGCTGGACATCCTGGACCCTGGCCCGAAAGCGGTGAACTACAGCCTGAGCTTCCATTCGCCTGAATGA
- a CDS encoding methyl-accepting chemotaxis protein: MRLKLLTNLNTLLLVAVCLGLGATLWWSQIALERPYLLMERYLGLSRQFQGEVARNIEDYLASGDALRLSAATQALESLQNELDQFPPDLAKTLRPSLANLDSFSKTDLLGAGKLAGDPQALLLQAERELSASLDQLAQYANGAPAYLPPLFAASQHLGRLSLTRDKLVSSGRSELAADVERELASIRAQAQQLDSLPLLGVTASSESGSDDFAAMMGLESQEKVATEDAGIALKRELNSLLGRYPAELARTRELIQKRTELSDASHLKTTNVQQAIDAMEPAVRAQHGRIQGEVRMIQGVMIGLILLIALLIDTLQRRLARTLTRLAPALSTWAEGDFSGDIHVGASNRELKDIEASLNRLRAYLVDLVGAIRQNAEQVAGSSRALAELSGELHSGAEHQAGDTAMIRDSLSELEATIQQVAGDASQAADASRSAGNAVEHGQKVIGQSLAGLHALVGEVQGNAQMIEQLAEESATIGGVLTVIRSIADQTNLLALNAAIEAARAGEMGRGFAVVAEEVRSLAQRTAGATSEIQALIARLQLAARQSVDGMRAQVEHAEATANQAQAADGALDTIVGAIQTIADTAVRIADVTAQQSDAVSEIRDHSERIHQLGGDNLQRIGQGREQGDNLLVLGGRLHTAVQAFRV; this comes from the coding sequence ATGCGCCTGAAGCTGCTGACCAATCTCAACACCCTTCTTTTAGTTGCCGTGTGCCTTGGCCTTGGCGCCACCCTTTGGTGGTCGCAGATCGCCTTGGAACGTCCGTATCTACTCATGGAACGCTACCTGGGCCTGTCGCGGCAGTTCCAGGGCGAAGTGGCACGCAACATCGAGGATTACCTGGCCAGCGGCGACGCCCTGCGCCTCAGCGCGGCCACCCAAGCGCTGGAAAGCTTGCAAAACGAACTGGACCAGTTCCCCCCGGACCTGGCCAAGACCCTGCGCCCGAGCCTGGCGAACCTCGACAGCTTCAGCAAGACCGACCTGCTGGGCGCCGGCAAATTGGCCGGCGACCCCCAGGCCCTGTTGTTGCAAGCCGAACGGGAACTGAGCGCCAGCCTCGATCAGTTGGCCCAGTACGCCAACGGCGCGCCCGCTTATCTGCCGCCGCTGTTCGCCGCGTCGCAGCATCTGGGCCGGTTGTCCCTCACCCGAGACAAACTCGTCAGCAGTGGCCGTAGCGAATTGGCCGCCGACGTCGAAAGGGAACTTGCCAGTATCCGCGCCCAGGCCCAACAGCTCGATAGCCTGCCATTGCTCGGCGTCACCGCCAGCAGCGAATCGGGCAGTGATGATTTCGCCGCCATGATGGGTTTGGAGTCCCAGGAAAAGGTCGCTACCGAAGACGCCGGTATCGCGCTCAAGCGTGAGCTCAACAGCCTGCTCGGACGTTACCCGGCGGAACTGGCCCGCACCCGCGAATTGATTCAGAAACGCACCGAACTGAGCGATGCTTCGCACCTGAAAACCACCAATGTACAACAAGCGATTGATGCCATGGAGCCCGCGGTGCGCGCCCAGCACGGACGAATCCAGGGCGAGGTGCGCATGATCCAGGGCGTGATGATCGGCCTGATCCTGCTGATCGCACTGCTGATCGATACCCTGCAGCGGCGCCTGGCCCGGACGTTGACCCGCCTCGCTCCAGCCTTGTCGACTTGGGCAGAAGGAGATTTCAGCGGCGATATCCACGTGGGTGCCAGCAACCGTGAACTGAAGGATATCGAAGCCTCTCTCAACCGCCTGCGGGCTTATCTGGTGGACTTGGTGGGCGCCATCCGCCAGAACGCCGAGCAAGTGGCCGGCAGCAGCCGGGCCTTGGCCGAACTGAGCGGCGAGCTGCACAGCGGCGCCGAACACCAGGCGGGCGATACCGCGATGATTCGTGATTCCCTCAGCGAACTCGAGGCAACCATCCAACAGGTGGCCGGCGACGCCAGCCAGGCCGCCGATGCCAGTCGCAGCGCCGGGAATGCGGTGGAGCACGGGCAGAAAGTCATCGGCCAGAGCCTCGCCGGCCTCCATGCGCTGGTGGGCGAGGTGCAAGGCAACGCGCAGATGATCGAACAACTGGCCGAGGAATCGGCGACCATTGGCGGCGTGCTGACGGTCATTCGCTCGATTGCCGACCAGACCAACCTCTTGGCCCTCAACGCCGCCATCGAAGCCGCCCGCGCCGGGGAGATGGGCCGCGGCTTTGCGGTGGTGGCCGAGGAAGTCCGCTCCCTGGCCCAGCGCACGGCTGGCGCCACCTCGGAAATCCAGGCGCTGATCGCCCGCTTGCAACTGGCCGCGCGCCAGTCGGTGGACGGCATGCGTGCCCAGGTCGAACACGCCGAAGCCACCGCCAACCAGGCACAAGCGGCCGACGGCGCGCTGGACACCATTGTCGGCGCCATCCAGACCATCGCCGATACGGCCGTGAGAATCGCCGATGTCACCGCCCAGCAAAGCGACGCCGTCAGCGAGATCCGCGACCACAGCGAGCGGATACATCAATTGGGTGGAGACAATCTGCAGCGCATCGGCCAAGGGCGAGAACAGGGCGACAACTTGCTGGTGCTCGGCGGACGGCTGCATACCGCGGTGCAGGCGTTTCGGGTGTGA
- the purD gene encoding phosphoribosylamine--glycine ligase yields the protein MNVLIIGSGGREHALAWKVAQDPRVQKVFVAPGNAGTAIEAKCENVAIDVLALEQLADFAEKNVSLTIVGPEVPLVAGVVDLFRSRGLDCFGPTAGAAQLEGSKAFTKDFLARHKIPTADYQNFTEIEPALAYLREKGAPIVIKADGLAAGKGVIVAMTLAEAEDAVRDMLAGNAFGDAGSRVVIEEFLDGEEASFIVMVDGKNVLPMATSQDHKRVGDGDSGPNTGGMGAYSPAPVVTADVHQRVMDQVIWPTVRGMAEEGNVYTGFLYAGLMIDKAGNPKVIEFNCRFGDPETQPVMLRLQSSLVLLVEAALAQALDKVEAQWDPRPSVGVVLAAGGYPSDYAKGNAIKGLDASAQLEGKVFHAGTALKDGQVVTAGGRVLCATAMGESVGAAQEQAYKLAAQIDWEGCFYRKDIGYRAIARERGENL from the coding sequence ATGAATGTTTTGATCATTGGCAGCGGTGGCCGCGAACACGCCCTGGCCTGGAAAGTGGCTCAGGATCCCCGCGTGCAAAAGGTCTTTGTCGCGCCGGGCAATGCCGGCACCGCCATCGAAGCCAAGTGCGAAAACGTCGCCATCGACGTATTGGCCCTGGAACAGCTGGCTGATTTCGCCGAGAAAAACGTCTCGCTGACCATCGTCGGTCCGGAAGTACCGCTGGTCGCCGGCGTCGTCGACCTGTTCCGCTCCCGCGGCCTGGACTGCTTCGGCCCGACCGCCGGCGCAGCGCAGCTGGAAGGCTCCAAGGCCTTCACCAAGGATTTCCTGGCACGCCACAAGATCCCGACCGCCGACTACCAGAACTTCACCGAAATCGAACCAGCCCTGGCTTACCTGCGCGAAAAAGGCGCACCGATCGTGATCAAGGCCGACGGCCTGGCCGCCGGTAAAGGCGTGATCGTAGCCATGACCCTGGCCGAGGCCGAGGACGCCGTGCGCGACATGTTGGCCGGCAATGCCTTCGGTGACGCGGGTTCCCGCGTCGTGATCGAAGAGTTCCTCGATGGCGAAGAAGCCAGCTTCATCGTCATGGTCGATGGCAAGAACGTCTTGCCGATGGCCACCAGCCAGGACCACAAACGCGTCGGCGATGGCGACAGCGGTCCGAACACTGGCGGCATGGGCGCCTACTCCCCAGCGCCAGTGGTCACCGCCGACGTGCACCAGCGCGTCATGGACCAGGTCATCTGGCCAACCGTGCGTGGCATGGCCGAGGAAGGCAACGTCTACACTGGCTTCCTCTATGCTGGCCTGATGATCGACAAGGCTGGTAACCCAAAAGTCATCGAATTCAACTGCCGTTTCGGCGATCCTGAGACCCAGCCGGTCATGCTGCGCCTGCAATCGAGCCTGGTGCTGCTGGTGGAAGCCGCCCTGGCCCAGGCGCTGGATAAGGTTGAAGCCCAATGGGACCCGCGTCCGAGCGTCGGTGTTGTATTGGCCGCCGGTGGTTACCCGAGCGACTATGCCAAGGGCAATGCGATCAAGGGCCTGGATGCCTCGGCACAATTGGAAGGCAAGGTGTTCCACGCGGGTACGGCATTGAAGGATGGCCAAGTGGTTACTGCGGGCGGGCGCGTGTTGTGCGCCACAGCCATGGGCGAGAGTGTCGGTGCCGCTCAAGAGCAGGCCTACAAGCTGGCCGCGCAGATTGACTGGGAAGGCTGTTTCTATCGCAAGGACATTGGCTACCGCGCCATTGCCCGCGAGCGTGGCGAAAACCTGTAA
- the accB gene encoding acetyl-CoA carboxylase biotin carboxyl carrier protein → MDIRKVKKLIELLEESGIDELEIKEGEESVRISRHSKTPAQQFYAPAPMQAPAAAPAPAAAPVAAAAPAAPAAPALNGTVARSPMVGTFYRKSSPSSPSFVEVGQTVKKGDTLCIVEAMKMMNHIEAETSGVIESILVEDGQPVEYDQPLFTIV, encoded by the coding sequence ATGGATATCCGTAAAGTTAAGAAATTGATCGAATTGCTGGAAGAGTCCGGCATCGACGAGCTCGAGATCAAGGAAGGCGAAGAGTCCGTACGCATCAGCCGCCACAGCAAGACCCCGGCCCAGCAGTTCTATGCACCGGCCCCGATGCAAGCCCCGGCTGCCGCACCGGCTCCGGCCGCCGCGCCAGTAGCCGCTGCAGCACCAGCCGCACCTGCGGCGCCAGCGCTGAACGGCACCGTGGCTCGTTCGCCAATGGTGGGTACGTTCTATCGCAAGTCCTCGCCATCCTCGCCGTCCTTCGTTGAAGTCGGCCAGACCGTGAAGAAAGGCGACACCCTGTGCATCGTCGAAGCCATGAAGATGATGAACCACATCGAAGCTGAAACCAGCGGTGTGATCGAATCCATCCTCGTTGAAGACGGCCAGCCGGTTGAGTACGACCAACCGCTGTTCACCATCGTTTGA
- the purH gene encoding bifunctional phosphoribosylaminoimidazolecarboxamide formyltransferase/IMP cyclohydrolase — MTDQTTRLPIRRALISVSDKTGILEFARELQQLGVEILSTGGTFKLLQDNGVAAVEVADYTGFAEMMDGRVKTLHPKIHGGILGRRGIDDAIMNEHGIKPIDLVAVNLYPFEATINKPGCDLPTAIENIDIGGPTMVRSAAKNHKDVAIVVNASDYASVLENLKAGGLTYAQRFDLMLKAFEHTAAYDGMIANYMGTVNQAADTLSTEGRSEFPRTFNTQFVKAQEMRYGENPHQSAAFYVEAKPAEVGIATATQLQGKELSFNNVADTDAALECVKSFVKPACVIVKHANPCGVAVSPDAEGGIRQAYELAYATDTESAFGGIIAFNRELDAETAKAIVERQFVEVIIAPSVSEEARAIVAAKANVRLLACGQWSADRAPAWDYKRVNGGLLVQSRDIGMIGSADLKVVTQRAPSEQEINDLIFAWKVAKYVKSNAIVYAKNRQTIGVGAGQMSRVNSARIAAIKAEHAGLQVQGAVMASDAFFPFRDGIDNAAKVGITAVIQPGGSMRDNEVIAAADEAGIAMVFTGMRHFRH, encoded by the coding sequence ATGACCGACCAGACCACCCGCCTGCCGATCCGCCGCGCCTTGATCAGCGTCTCCGACAAGACCGGGATCCTTGAATTCGCCCGCGAGCTGCAACAGCTGGGCGTCGAGATCCTCTCTACCGGCGGGACCTTCAAGTTGCTGCAGGACAACGGCGTCGCTGCAGTGGAAGTCGCGGACTACACCGGTTTTGCGGAAATGATGGATGGTCGCGTCAAGACCCTGCACCCGAAAATCCACGGCGGCATCCTCGGCCGTCGCGGCATCGACGACGCCATCATGAACGAGCACGGCATCAAGCCGATCGATCTGGTGGCGGTCAACCTCTACCCGTTCGAAGCCACCATCAACAAGCCTGGCTGCGACCTGCCGACCGCCATCGAGAACATCGACATCGGCGGTCCGACCATGGTCCGCTCGGCAGCCAAGAACCATAAGGACGTCGCCATTGTGGTCAACGCCAGCGACTACGCCAGCGTCCTGGAAAACCTCAAGGCCGGTGGCCTGACCTACGCCCAGCGTTTCGACCTGATGCTCAAGGCCTTCGAACACACCGCCGCCTACGACGGCATGATCGCCAACTACATGGGCACCGTGAACCAGGCGGCCGACACCCTGAGCACCGAAGGTCGCAGCGAATTCCCGCGCACCTTCAATACCCAGTTCGTCAAGGCCCAGGAAATGCGCTACGGCGAGAACCCGCACCAGAGCGCGGCGTTCTACGTGGAAGCCAAGCCTGCCGAAGTCGGCATCGCCACCGCCACGCAATTGCAAGGCAAGGAACTGTCGTTCAACAACGTGGCCGACACCGATGCCGCGCTGGAATGCGTGAAGAGCTTCGTCAAGCCGGCCTGCGTGATCGTCAAGCACGCCAACCCGTGCGGCGTGGCCGTGAGTCCGGACGCCGAGGGCGGTATCCGCCAGGCCTACGAACTGGCCTACGCCACCGACACCGAGTCGGCCTTCGGCGGCATCATCGCCTTCAACCGTGAGCTGGACGCCGAGACCGCCAAGGCCATCGTCGAGCGCCAGTTCGTCGAAGTGATCATCGCCCCTTCCGTCAGCGAAGAAGCCCGCGCCATCGTCGCCGCCAAGGCCAACGTGCGCCTGCTGGCCTGCGGCCAATGGTCGGCTGATCGTGCACCGGCGTGGGACTACAAGCGCGTCAACGGCGGCCTGCTGGTCCAGAGCCGCGACATCGGCATGATTGGCAGCGCAGACCTCAAGGTCGTGACCCAGCGCGCTCCGAGCGAGCAGGAAATCAACGACCTGATCTTCGCCTGGAAAGTCGCCAAGTACGTCAAGTCCAACGCCATCGTCTACGCCAAGAACCGCCAGACCATCGGCGTCGGCGCCGGCCAGATGAGCCGCGTGAACTCGGCCCGCATCGCCGCGATCAAGGCTGAACATGCCGGCCTGCAGGTACAGGGTGCGGTCATGGCTTCGGATGCGTTCTTCCCGTTCCGTGATGGCATCGACAATGCTGCGAAGGTTGGCATCACCGCAGTGATCCAGCCAGGTGGTTCGATGCGTGACAATGAAGTGATTGCGGCCGCTGACGAGGCTGGCATCGCGATGGTCTTTACGGGCATGCGCCACTTCCGTCACTAA